TCAGCGGCTGGTAGCCGTTGTCGTTGGCGCCGCTCAGCGAGAGCGCGTCCGCCGCCGTCGGCAGATCGTCGATCGTACAGGCGAGGATGTTGCTGCCGGCGAGATCGATCTCCGGCACCGGCCGGGTCTTCGCCCACTCCATGTAGGGCGCGTGGTAGCGCAGGGCGGACATGCGTCTACTGTACTTCGGACCGCCTCGGCGATCCGCTGCCGCGCGCATACCAGAAATAGACCGGCACGCCCAGCGCGATGAGCGCCGCGCCCTTCGCGGCCGCGCCCGGAGCGGAGCCGACGACGCTGGCGACGACCAGGGCGGAGATGACGACGAAGGCGATCGGCAGCACCGGATAACCCGGAGTGCGGAACCCGTCCGGCGAGCGGCGGGACAGCGGCAGCGTTCGACGGAACGTGAGTACCGTCAGGACGGTCAGGCCGAAGAAGATCCAGTCGGCGAAGACGACGTAGTTCGTCAGCTGCTCGTACGATCCGGTGAGCGCCAGCACGCAGGACCACGCCGACTGCACGACGATGGCAAGGCCGGGAGTGCCGAAACGCGGATGGAGCGAGGCGAGCGCCGGCACGAACAGCCGGTCCGCGGCCATCGCGTAGTAGACGCGCGTCGGCGCCAGAATCGCGAGATCGAGGAAGCCGAACGTGGAAACCGCGATCGCGGCGCTGATGAACACGTCGCCGCCGGCGCCGAACATCCGTCGCGCCGCGTCGGCCGCCGGCGCCGCGGCGGCGGCCAGTCCGTCGAGCCCCATCGCGCGCAGGAACACGACGTTGACGGTCACGTAGATCAGGATGACCGCCAGCGTCCCCGCGAGCAGCGCCACCGGCAGGTTCCGTTTCGCGTCGGCGATCTCCTCGCCGACGTAGTTGGCGTTCTGCCAGCCGCCGTAGGTGAAGAGAATCGGCACCATGGCGGCGCCGAACGCCACCACCGTGGCCGAGGGACCGGCGACCGTCGCCCGGGCGTCCGTCCACCAGCCCGGGTGGGCGCCGGCGAACAGCGCCGCGCCGATCAGCACCGCGAGCGCCGCGACCTTCAACACCACCAGCACGTTCAGCAGGCGGCTGCCCGGCTTCACGCCGGCGTAATTGACGGCCGAGAGGATCGCGATTGCGGCGATCGCCAGCGGAACGCGCGCCCCGTCCGGCCCTTCGACGAGGCGCAGCGCGTAGGTCGCGAAGGTGATGGCGACCGCTGCGATCGCGCCGGTCTCGATCACGAGCAGCAGCGCCCAGCCATAGAGAAACCCGGCGAGCGGATGCAGTCCGTCCCGCAGGTAGACGTACTGCCCGCCGGCTTTCGGAAAGAGCGCGCCGAGCTCCGCGTAGCTGAACGCGCCGACGAGCGCGATGGCGCCGCCGGCCACCCAGGCGCCGAGAACGAGCAGCGGCGTATCGAGCCGCGCGGCGACGATCGCGGGGGTGACGAAGATGCCTGCGCCCACGATCCCGCCGATCACCACCATCGTCGCGTCGAACCGGCCGAGCGCGCGCTTGAAGTCAGCGGTCAGCGGCTGCCTCCGGCCGATGGCACGAGCGGGTGCGCACCGCGACGATGCATTACGCTCCCGCCGGGCGGGCTCGCAGCTGCGCGTCCAGCGTCTCGCCGAGACGGACGACGATGTCCGGCAGGGCGTCGATGTCGGCCGCCTGGGTGTTGAAGTTGACGATGCACGCGCGCAGCACGTAGCGCCCGCCGACGACCGCGTTCGAGACGAACGCGTCGCCGTCGCGCTGCAGGCGATCGAGAATCGCCTGGTTCAACTCGTTCAGGTAGCTCTCCGTCGCCGCGCCGCCGGCCGCCTTCCGCAGATCGGACGGGATGAAGCGGAAGGTGGTGATGCTGAGGGCGCAGGTGCACGGCTCGAGCTGCGGATGCCGCGAGACCCGCTCGTGGAGCCGCGCCGCCAGCCGGATGTCGTCGCCGATCGACTGCGTGTAGCCGGCCCGGCCGGCATGCGCGAGCGCCAGCCACACTTTCAGCGCGCGGAACCCGCGCGAGTTCTGCGGGCCGAAATCGACGTAGTTCGTCGCCTCGATGCCGAAGTGGTAGTACGGCGGATGGTACGCGAACGCGGCGCGCAGGTGCTCCGGATGCCGCACCAGGGCGCACCCCGCCTCGAGCGGGGAGTAGAGCCACTTGTGCGGATCCACCGCCACGGAATCGGCGAGCGGAAGGGCGGCCTCGATCTCCGGCGCCGCGCCGGGGACGGCGGCGGCGAATCCGCCGTAGGCGCCGTCGACGTGGAACCACAGGCCGCGCTCGCGGCAGACGCGCGCGATCGCGCGGAGCGGATCGACCGCGCCGGTGCTGACGCTGCCGGCGGTGCCCACCACCATGAACGGCCGGTCGCCGCGCGCGGCATCGGCGTCGAGCGTCCGCTGCAGGGCGGCGGCGTCCATGCGCTGCTCGCGATCGACGTCGACCCAGCGGATCGCGTCGGTGCCGAGGCCGGAGAGATCGGCCGCCTTCTGAATCCAGGTGTGGGTCTCGGCGGAGCAGTAGACGCGCGGCGTCCTGCCGTCGCGCCCCACGCCGCGGCTCCGCACCTCCTCGCCTGCCTTCGCGGCGCGCGCGGCGAAGAACCCGATGAAGTTCGCCATGTTGCCGCCGCTGACCAGGATGCCCCCGCAGTCCCGCGGATAGCCGATCAACTCGGCGATCCAGCGGATGGTCTGCGCCTCGATCTCGGTCGCCACCGGCGCGAGCGTGTAGCCGCCGACGTTCGGGTTCACCGCCGCGGCGAGGAAGTCGCCGAGAATGCCGATGTGCGCCGGCGGCGCGGTGATGTAGCCGAAGAAGCGCGGGTGGCCGTTGAACAGCGAGTGTTCGAAGAGCAGCCGTGCCGCCGACTGGACCAGCATCGCCGGATCCCGCCCCTCGGCCGGCAGCGGCGCGTCGCCGTCGAGCAGGTCCCGGACGCGGTCGGGGAGGTCGCCGCGCGTCACCGGACGGGTGGGCAGCGATTCGAGGTGCTCGGCGATGGCGTCGACCAGCGCGTGGCCGATCCTGCGGAACTCGCTCGGCGGGATCGCGAGCGGCCGCCGGCGTTCGGTCATGAGCTGCGCAGTCCGGCGAAGAGATCGGTTTCCTGCTGCCGCCCGCCGTTCACCGTGCTGAAGACGCGATAGTAGGCCTGCGATCCCCACAGCGCGTGATGGTCCGCTTCGGTCAGCGAGTCGAGCCTGGCGTAGATCGCGTTCTGCGTGCGATGGCACTGGACGGCGCGCCACACGATGGGCCACTGCGCGCGCGTGTCGATGCGTGTCGTGATCGACCAGTCCGGCCAGGGGATGGCGGCGCGCTCGACGCCGTCGACGCGCGAGACCAGCCGCTTGAAGGCCGCCTGGTAGGCCTCCCACTTCGCCTCGTCGTTGACCATGTAGTAGAGCTTCGCGACGCGATGCGGCG
The sequence above is a segment of the Vicinamibacterales bacterium genome. Coding sequences within it:
- a CDS encoding amino acid permease, which translates into the protein MGRRQPLTADFKRALGRFDATMVVIGGIVGAGIFVTPAIVAARLDTPLLVLGAWVAGGAIALVGAFSYAELGALFPKAGGQYVYLRDGLHPLAGFLYGWALLLVIETGAIAAVAITFATYALRLVEGPDGARVPLAIAAIAILSAVNYAGVKPGSRLLNVLVVLKVAALAVLIGAALFAGAHPGWWTDARATVAGPSATVVAFGAAMVPILFTYGGWQNANYVGEEIADAKRNLPVALLAGTLAVILIYVTVNVVFLRAMGLDGLAAAAAPAADAARRMFGAGGDVFISAAIAVSTFGFLDLAILAPTRVYYAMAADRLFVPALASLHPRFGTPGLAIVVQSAWSCVLALTGSYEQLTNYVVFADWIFFGLTVLTVLTFRRTLPLSRRSPDGFRTPGYPVLPIAFVVISALVVASVVGSAPGAAAKGAALIALGVPVYFWYARGSGSPRRSEVQ
- a CDS encoding aminotransferase class V-fold PLP-dependent enzyme — its product is MTERRRPLAIPPSEFRRIGHALVDAIAEHLESLPTRPVTRGDLPDRVRDLLDGDAPLPAEGRDPAMLVQSAARLLFEHSLFNGHPRFFGYITAPPAHIGILGDFLAAAVNPNVGGYTLAPVATEIEAQTIRWIAELIGYPRDCGGILVSGGNMANFIGFFAARAAKAGEEVRSRGVGRDGRTPRVYCSAETHTWIQKAADLSGLGTDAIRWVDVDREQRMDAAALQRTLDADAARGDRPFMVVGTAGSVSTGAVDPLRAIARVCRERGLWFHVDGAYGGFAAAVPGAAPEIEAALPLADSVAVDPHKWLYSPLEAGCALVRHPEHLRAAFAYHPPYYHFGIEATNYVDFGPQNSRGFRALKVWLALAHAGRAGYTQSIGDDIRLAARLHERVSRHPQLEPCTCALSITTFRFIPSDLRKAAGGAATESYLNELNQAILDRLQRDGDAFVSNAVVGGRYVLRACIVNFNTQAADIDALPDIVVRLGETLDAQLRARPAGA